The following coding sequences lie in one Nocardioides sambongensis genomic window:
- a CDS encoding HpcH/HpaI aldolase/citrate lyase family protein, with translation MSDDFKPLRSVLYMPSSNERALEKAKTLPADAIIFDLEDAVAPDAKPAAREAAAAAVGSGAYGRRQLVIRVNGIGTEWHDADIAAAAAAGPDVVLVPKVNSAEEVHRLVASLEAAGAPERTTLWAMVETPIGMLNALSIAQASDRLTGFVMGTNDLVKELYAEHVPGRAPVITGLGLALLAARAAGIVIIDGVYNDVKDVDGFLAECEQGRQMGFDGKTLIHPGQVEGANTAFAPSAKAVEDARGLIRAWEDGKGSGVVTYNGKMVENLHVESAQRTLQIDEAIKALQG, from the coding sequence ATGAGCGACGACTTCAAGCCGCTGCGCTCGGTCCTCTACATGCCCAGCTCCAACGAGCGGGCGCTGGAGAAGGCCAAGACCCTGCCCGCCGACGCGATCATCTTCGACCTCGAGGACGCGGTCGCCCCCGACGCCAAGCCCGCCGCCCGGGAGGCCGCCGCTGCGGCGGTCGGCTCCGGAGCCTACGGCCGCCGCCAGCTGGTCATCCGGGTCAACGGCATCGGCACCGAGTGGCACGACGCCGACATCGCGGCGGCTGCCGCGGCCGGTCCCGACGTGGTGCTGGTGCCCAAGGTGAACTCCGCCGAGGAGGTGCACCGGCTGGTCGCCTCGCTCGAGGCCGCCGGCGCCCCGGAGCGAACCACGCTGTGGGCGATGGTCGAGACCCCGATCGGGATGCTCAATGCGCTCTCGATCGCCCAGGCCTCGGACCGGCTGACCGGCTTCGTGATGGGCACCAACGACCTGGTCAAGGAGCTGTACGCCGAGCACGTGCCCGGTCGTGCCCCGGTGATCACCGGCCTCGGGCTGGCCCTGCTGGCCGCCCGCGCCGCCGGCATCGTGATCATCGACGGCGTCTACAACGACGTGAAGGACGTCGACGGCTTCCTCGCCGAGTGCGAGCAGGGCCGGCAGATGGGCTTCGACGGCAAGACCCTGATCCACCCCGGTCAGGTCGAGGGCGCCAACACCGCCTTCGCGCCGTCCGCGAAGGCCGTCGAGGACGCCCGCGGCCTGATCCGGGCGTGGGAGGACGGGAAGGGCTCGGGCGTGGTGACCTACAACGGCAAGATGGTGGAGAACCTGCACGTCGAGTCCGCCCAGCGGACCCTGCAGATCGACGAGGCGATCAAGGCCCTGCAGGGCTGA
- a CDS encoding DUF1330 domain-containing protein yields MTAYWISTYSEIRDEEKVAAYAKLAFPALTGAGGTFIVRGLPEQVYEAGQVTRTVVIEFASVDAARAAHDSPEYAEALAALGDGAVRDIRVVPAAG; encoded by the coding sequence ATGACTGCCTACTGGATCAGCACCTACTCCGAGATCCGCGACGAGGAGAAGGTCGCCGCCTACGCCAAGCTCGCCTTCCCGGCCCTCACCGGCGCGGGCGGCACCTTCATCGTGCGCGGCCTGCCCGAGCAGGTCTACGAGGCCGGACAGGTCACCCGGACCGTGGTGATCGAGTTCGCGTCGGTCGACGCGGCCCGCGCCGCCCACGACAGCCCGGAGTACGCCGAGGCGCTGGCCGCGCTCGGCGACGGAGCGGTGCGCGACATCCGGGTGGTGCCGGCGGCGGGTTGA
- a CDS encoding amidohydrolase yields the protein MPDLLLRRARLVPVRRGDVAPAGPVDVLVRDGVVRAVGADLTRPAGVEEYDAAGRWLSPGLWDHHVHLGQWSLATQRTDTSHTRSPEQMVALVAELVAGDPGTPVIGWGHRPATWAREGTVSDLDAVSGITPVVLVSGDCHHAWLNSAALAALELAPREGVVTETEWFDAYALLARITADSGTEDYRAALQRAAAMGVVGLVDFEFVGDLDSWRERWAEGCDLLRVRTATYADGLEAVIGEGLRSGDPLLPGDDRLVMGPLKIISDGSLNTRTAWCHDHYTHGALPEHPAGAPNLSGHELTGLLARAHAHGLEVATHAIGDAALAQALDSYTLTGARGSIEHVQLARREEIARLAHLGLRASVQPHHLVDDRDLIDLTWSDRAERAFPFGWLRDAGAHLHLGSDAPVSPLDPWLAIDAAVTRTGDDRPAWHPEHALTRPEAFAASVDGRRMVEVDAPGDLVVLDEDPREHAAPPVLLTVVDGGVVHRA from the coding sequence GTGCCCGACCTCCTGCTGCGCCGCGCCCGGCTGGTCCCGGTGCGCCGTGGAGACGTCGCCCCGGCCGGCCCGGTCGACGTCCTGGTCCGCGACGGCGTGGTCCGCGCGGTCGGCGCCGACCTGACCCGCCCCGCCGGGGTCGAGGAGTACGACGCCGCCGGCCGTTGGCTCTCCCCCGGCCTGTGGGACCACCACGTGCACCTGGGGCAGTGGAGCCTGGCCACCCAGCGCACCGACACCAGCCACACCCGCAGTCCCGAGCAGATGGTCGCGCTGGTGGCCGAGCTGGTCGCGGGCGACCCGGGCACCCCGGTCATCGGGTGGGGGCACCGACCGGCGACCTGGGCGAGGGAGGGCACCGTCTCCGACCTGGACGCGGTCTCCGGCATCACCCCGGTGGTCCTAGTCTCCGGCGACTGCCACCACGCCTGGCTGAACTCCGCCGCGCTGGCCGCACTCGAGCTCGCGCCCCGCGAGGGCGTGGTCACCGAGACCGAGTGGTTCGACGCCTACGCGCTGCTCGCCCGGATCACCGCCGACTCCGGCACCGAGGACTACCGCGCCGCGTTGCAACGGGCTGCGGCGATGGGCGTGGTCGGCCTGGTCGACTTCGAGTTCGTCGGCGACCTCGACTCGTGGCGGGAGCGCTGGGCCGAGGGATGCGACCTGCTCCGGGTCCGCACGGCGACGTACGCCGACGGCCTGGAGGCGGTGATCGGGGAGGGCCTGCGCAGCGGCGACCCGCTGCTCCCCGGCGACGACCGCCTGGTGATGGGTCCGCTCAAGATCATCAGTGACGGGTCGCTGAACACCCGGACCGCCTGGTGCCACGACCACTACACCCACGGCGCGCTGCCCGAGCACCCCGCGGGAGCGCCGAACCTGAGCGGTCACGAGCTGACCGGTCTGCTCGCGCGGGCCCACGCCCACGGCCTGGAGGTGGCCACCCACGCCATCGGCGACGCCGCGCTCGCCCAGGCGCTGGACTCCTACACGCTGACCGGCGCCCGCGGCTCCATCGAGCACGTGCAGCTGGCCCGGCGCGAGGAGATCGCCCGGCTGGCGCACCTGGGGCTGCGGGCCAGCGTCCAGCCGCACCACCTGGTCGACGACCGGGACCTGATCGACCTGACCTGGTCGGACCGGGCCGAACGGGCGTTCCCGTTCGGCTGGCTGCGCGACGCCGGCGCCCACCTGCACCTGGGCTCGGACGCCCCGGTCTCCCCGCTCGACCCGTGGCTGGCGATCGACGCCGCGGTGACCCGGACCGGCGACGACCGGCCGGCCTGGCACCCCGAACACGCGCTGACCCGCCCGGAGGCCTTCGCGGCGTCGGTCGACGGCCGACGGATGGTCGAGGTCGACGCGCCGGGCGACCTGGTGGTGCTGGACGAGGACCCCCGGGAGCACGCCGCCCCGCCCGTGCTGCTGACCGTGGTCGACGGTGGGGTCGTGCACCGGGCCTGA
- a CDS encoding SGNH/GDSL hydrolase family protein — MPAHRTPALRRLAGTTLTALVAVLAGCGDGGGGVPSAPLPRGDAAAYVAIGDSYTAAPSVGDDVGDPGCRQTTANYPRRVAAALEVSLVDASCGGATTRHLTEPQGGHAPQLDALGPGTELVTYSLGINDHRLFGRMLACIDLGPEDVDPDPCERSFGTTRAAQDKHLDRDRERLIDAAFDGLAAVAERAPNARILVVGYPQIAPADVACAQFPVAANEVPLTHRINRTVNDALATAATRQGLDYVDLFAATQGHDICAEDPWIAGGEPTAPAFPYHPYATEQQVAAEQVLAALR, encoded by the coding sequence ATGCCCGCCCACCGCACGCCTGCCCTGCGCCGGCTCGCCGGCACGACCCTGACGGCGCTCGTCGCGGTGCTGGCCGGGTGCGGCGACGGGGGTGGCGGGGTGCCCTCGGCGCCGCTGCCGCGCGGCGACGCGGCGGCCTACGTGGCGATCGGCGACTCCTACACCGCGGCGCCGTCGGTCGGCGACGACGTCGGTGACCCCGGCTGCCGCCAGACCACGGCGAACTACCCGCGCCGGGTCGCCGCCGCCCTGGAGGTGTCCCTGGTCGACGCCAGCTGCGGTGGCGCGACCACCCGGCACCTGACTGAGCCGCAGGGCGGCCACGCTCCGCAGTTGGACGCCCTGGGTCCCGGCACCGAGCTGGTGACCTACTCGCTCGGGATCAACGACCACCGGCTGTTCGGCAGGATGCTGGCCTGCATCGACCTCGGCCCCGAGGACGTCGATCCCGACCCCTGCGAGCGGAGCTTCGGGACCACGCGGGCCGCGCAGGACAAGCACTTGGACCGGGACCGGGAGCGCCTGATCGACGCCGCCTTCGACGGCCTGGCCGCGGTCGCCGAGCGGGCCCCGAACGCACGGATCCTGGTGGTGGGGTATCCGCAGATCGCCCCGGCCGACGTGGCTTGCGCGCAGTTCCCGGTGGCCGCGAACGAGGTGCCGTTGACCCACCGGATCAACCGCACCGTCAACGACGCCCTCGCCACCGCGGCCACCCGGCAGGGGCTGGACTACGTCGACCTGTTCGCCGCCACCCAGGGCCACGACATCTGTGCCGAGGATCCGTGGATCGCCGGTGGGGAGCCCACCGCCCCCGCGTTCCCCTACCACCCCTATGCCACCGAGCAGCAGGTCGCTGCCGAGCAGGTCCTCGCCGCCCTGCGTTGA
- a CDS encoding PucR family transcriptional regulator has protein sequence MAEGTPEQGRSGPLLLDPVVAAAIRGELPRVAEDVVDRIIAEVPPYADAFSGPMGETIRAAVQVALGGFLSLAADRRGREGPTPQREALDGAYQLGRGEARSGRSSDAILSAYRIGARVAWHHLSTLAVAQGLHATTVASFAGVVFAYIDELSAATVAGHTDEAATTGRVRQRLLERVARHLLTGSPQATVVAAAERADWVPPATLTAVIVPESQAGPLLQALPPGTLQATELSELDTAVLLLVPDAHGRRRGPLLRSLQGRGCLAGPARDWLDVPASYARALRARDLGLGEDTETHLAHLVLTADPDALADLRAQVLAPLADLRPAAAGKLTETLRAWVLHQGRRDEIAEALFVHPQTVRYRLSQLRELYGDGLEDPATVLGLTLALGVEDLPGTDESVP, from the coding sequence GTGGCGGAAGGGACCCCGGAGCAGGGCCGTAGCGGCCCACTGCTGCTGGATCCGGTGGTCGCGGCGGCGATCCGTGGTGAGCTGCCCCGGGTGGCCGAGGACGTGGTGGACCGGATCATCGCCGAGGTCCCGCCGTACGCGGACGCCTTCAGCGGGCCGATGGGGGAGACCATCCGGGCTGCGGTCCAGGTCGCTCTCGGCGGCTTCCTCTCCCTGGCCGCCGACCGCCGCGGGCGTGAGGGGCCCACGCCGCAGCGCGAGGCACTCGACGGCGCCTACCAGCTGGGGCGGGGCGAGGCACGCAGCGGGCGCAGCTCGGACGCGATCCTCTCCGCCTACCGGATCGGCGCCCGCGTCGCGTGGCACCACCTCTCCACCCTGGCCGTGGCGCAGGGGTTGCACGCCACCACGGTGGCCTCCTTCGCCGGCGTCGTCTTCGCCTACATCGACGAGTTGTCCGCGGCCACCGTCGCCGGCCACACCGACGAGGCGGCCACCACCGGCCGGGTGCGCCAGCGGCTGCTCGAGAGGGTCGCCCGGCACCTGCTCACCGGGTCCCCCCAGGCCACCGTGGTCGCCGCCGCCGAGCGCGCCGACTGGGTGCCGCCGGCCACGTTGACGGCCGTGATCGTGCCGGAGTCCCAGGCGGGTCCGCTGCTGCAGGCGCTGCCGCCGGGCACGCTGCAGGCCACCGAGCTCTCCGAGCTCGACACCGCGGTGCTGCTGCTGGTGCCGGACGCGCACGGTCGGCGTCGCGGACCGCTGCTGCGGAGCCTGCAGGGCCGCGGCTGCCTGGCCGGGCCGGCGCGGGACTGGCTGGACGTCCCGGCCTCCTACGCGCGGGCGCTGCGGGCCCGGGACCTCGGCCTCGGGGAGGACACCGAGACGCACCTGGCGCACCTGGTCCTGACCGCCGACCCCGATGCGCTCGCCGACCTGCGCGCGCAGGTCCTGGCCCCGCTCGCCGACCTGCGCCCCGCCGCCGCCGGCAAGCTGACCGAGACGCTCCGGGCCTGGGTGCTCCACCAGGGACGCCGCGACGAGATCGCCGAGGCGCTCTTCGTCCACCCGCAGACGGTGCGCTACCGGCTCAGCCAGCTGCGCGAGCTGTACGGCGACGGGCTGGAGGACCCCGCCACCGTGCTCGGCCTCACCCTGGCCCTCGGGGTCGAGGACCTGCCCGGGACCGACGAATCCGTACCGTAG